The following DNA comes from Acidobacteriota bacterium.
TTCCCGTCTGAAGGCATCATCGCTCCGGACCCGTGGCGGGACCCCCCCGCCGCCATTCAAATCTTAGTCCAGTTTCCTGAAAGTTCCAATATGCTTACAACCCGTTTCCGTCGCGTACCCTTATCGGCCGCGCGCCGGGAATCGTCGCATTTTGATTGCCGGATCCAGGCTTGTGTCCCCCCGCCCCCGGTGCTATTTTTCGGAGGAACCGGAGCGGATCGCGCCCGGACGCAACCCCGGAGGACGGGCCCCATGCCCAAATGGAAGCTGGTGATCGAATACGAGGGGACCCGCTACCGGGGCTGGCAGGAGCAGAAGAACGCCCGGACGGTCCAGGGGGAACTCCGCAAGGCGGCGGAAGGGATCCTGGGCAGCGGGGTCGAGATCTCCGGTTCCGGGCGCACCGACGCCGGGGTGCACGCGCTCTGCCAGGTGGCGCACCTCGCCGGCGCCCGCCCCATGTCGGCGGCGGCGCTGAGACAGGGGATCAACGACCGGCTCCCGGCCGACATCAACATCCGCCGGGCCGAGGACGCCCCGGCGCGGTTCCACGCACGGCATCACGCCCGGGAGCGCTTCTACCTTTACCAGATCTCCAGGCGCCGCACCGCTTTCGGAAAGCATTATGTCTGGTGGGTGCGGGACCGGCTCGACGTGGGGCTGATGCGGGCGGCCGCGCGGCGTTATGTCGGGATGGGGGATTTCGTCGCCTACAAGGAAAAGGAAGAGAAGGACGCCAGCACGCTGGTCGACATCACCGGCTGCGCCCTGGAGGAGTGCGGCGACCTGCTCCTCGTGCGCATCAGCGCCTCCCATTTTCTCTGGAAGATGGTGCGCCGCATGGTGGGCGTCCTGGTCGAGGTCGGCCGGGGGAACCTCACCCTGCCTCAGGTCGGGCGATTGACGCACGCGGAGATCGCCCGCTGGACCGCGCCCCCGGCCGGACTGTTCCTGGAATACGTCCGCTATCAAGCGGACCCTCCCCCGGGCCCGATCACCCCCGCGACCCTGTTCCGCTGACGCACCCGCCGAACCGGGGTATAATGGAGCCGCCGGCCGCCCGTCCCGGCGGCCGAAAACGGAAGGGGGATCCATGCAGGAGAACTCCAAACATAACGCCGCATCGGAGAAGGTCGAGATGGGCTACGGCTGCGGCCGGTGGCTCGACACGCCCTTCGACAACGCCCTGGATCGCGCCCGCAACGCCTTGAAATCGGAAGGATTCGGGGTGTTGTGCGAGATCGACATCGATGCCAAGTTCAGGGAAAAGCTGGGGGTGGAATTCACCAGGTACAAGATCCTGGGCGCCTGCAACCCGTCGCTCGCCTACCAGGCGCTCGGGAGGGAAATGGACCTAGGGCTCCTTCTGCCCTGCAACGTGATCGTGTACGAAAAGGAGGGCGGAAGCTTCGTGGCCGCCATCGACGCGGCGAAGATGCTCGCCCTGGTCGGCAACGCCGACCTGGCCGCCGTTGCCGGCCAGGTCAACGATCGCCTGCGGCGCGTC
Coding sequences within:
- a CDS encoding DUF302 domain-containing protein; protein product: MGYGCGRWLDTPFDNALDRARNALKSEGFGVLCEIDIDAKFREKLGVEFTRYKILGACNPSLAYQALGREMDLGLLLPCNVIVYEKEGGSFVAAIDAAKMLALVGNADLAAVAGQVNDRLRRVIDTL
- the truA gene encoding tRNA pseudouridine(38-40) synthase TruA, producing the protein MPKWKLVIEYEGTRYRGWQEQKNARTVQGELRKAAEGILGSGVEISGSGRTDAGVHALCQVAHLAGARPMSAAALRQGINDRLPADINIRRAEDAPARFHARHHARERFYLYQISRRRTAFGKHYVWWVRDRLDVGLMRAAARRYVGMGDFVAYKEKEEKDASTLVDITGCALEECGDLLLVRISASHFLWKMVRRMVGVLVEVGRGNLTLPQVGRLTHAEIARWTAPPAGLFLEYVRYQADPPPGPITPATLFR